ATTCCCTGTCGGCTTTATCCGGTTGCGAGGGTTCCGGTTCCTCCGCTGCAAACGGCCCTTCATCGCCTGCTGCAAACGGGGCGGATTCGTCCGCCGACTGCTGTTCATGGAGAAAGGACTCAACCGCGGCGTCCGCTTGCTGCACTTGCTCATCGGCGAACGACGGGCCGCCTGCCAGCACTTCATCCAATGTCACCTCGGCCAGCGGTGCGGCCTCGGCCTCCGGTTCCGGCGCTACTTCCGGATCAGGAAGTGTGATCACTTCCGCCGCTGTTTCGCTGTGCAGAAACTCGGCGTCAGACGACTCAGAGGGCTCCAGAAGCCCGGGCTCATCGATCTCCTGCTCCCGTTCCTGCTCCACCGCCGCCTGCTCCAATTCTCCCATGATGCGCGCCGCTTCACCGGCGGCCAGCAGCTCCTCGATCTCCTTGGGTTTGGGCAGATCGGCGAGGTCGTTGATGCTGAAATATTGCAGGAACTCGGGCGTGGTGTTGAACAGCAGGGCGCGGCCCTGGCCTTCGCCACGGCCGCTGATGGTGATCAGTTTGCGCTCCAGCA
This bacterium DNA region includes the following protein-coding sequences:
- the scpB gene encoding SMC-Scp complex subunit ScpB encodes the protein MNKEQLQSVLEAMVFASDTPLTIHQMVSILENFEKSDIEEALGRIQEEMAGRAFTLKKVGGGYQFASRPEYSRWIKKMFQGKQRNRLTRAALETLAIIAFKQPISRVEVSAIRGVNSDGVIKGLLERKLITISGRGEGQGRALLFNTTPEFLQYFSINDLADLPKPKEIEELLAAGEAARIMGELEQAAVEQEREQEIDEPGLLEPSESSDAEFLHSETAAEVITLPDPEVAPEPEAEAAPLAEVTLDEVLAGGPSFADEQVQQADAAVESFLHEQQSADESAPFAAGDEGPFAAEEPEPSQPDKADRESLLSDTPVNDEESRQHAD